The genomic segment TCGCTGCGGGAGAAGTGCTGACCGAGGCCGGGGAACCGACGGCAGCAGGCGGCCGCCCCGTGGTGCGAGACCACGGGGCGGCCGCCTGCTGCCGTACGCGCGGGCGTCAGGCCACTTCGTCACCGAGCGGACGGGGGTTGGGAGCGATGTGCCGGGCACGGGGCCGCCCCGGCGGGTGCAGGAAGACGGCCACGCACCCGGCGAACAGCGAGATGGAGCCCGCGAGCACGAAGGCGCCCGCGTAGTCCCAGGCGCCCACGACCACGGCGCCCATGCCGGAGCCGAGCAGGCCCGACACCAGCTTGGAGCTGTAGACGAGACCGTAGTTGGAGGCGTTGTTGTTCTCGCCGAAGTAGTCCGCGGTCATCGCCGCGAACATCGGGAAGATGGCACCGCCGCCGAACCCGGAGATGCTGGAGAACACCAGGAACAGCGGCAGGTTGTTGATGTTGCCGGACCAGAGGATGCCGTACTGCGACAGGCCCAGCACGATACAGACGAAGATCAGGCACTGCTTGCGGCCGTAGCGGTCGGAGAGCCAGCCGATGACGCCGCGTCCGGTGCCGTTGACGATCGCCTTCAGGGACATGGCGGTGGCCACGATCCCGCCCGCGAAGCCGGCCTCGTTGCCGAACGGCACCTGGAAGGCGATACCGAAGATGTTCACACCCGAGGTGCACAGCAGGCAGAACCACATCAGCGCGACCCGGCCGGTCCGCCAGGCCTCGGCCGGTGTGTACTGCTTCACGGCCGGCGGGTTCTTCTCCAGCGCGCGCCGCGCGCGCGGGTCGTCCGGCTTGCGCAGTGGGTCGACCTCGGCCGGCCACCAGTTCTTCGGCGGGTCCTGGAAGAAGTGACCGGCCACGGCGACCACCGCCGCGAGGAACACGCCCACGCAGACGAGCACCCAGCGGAAGTTTGTCAGGTCCATGAACCCGGTGAAGATGAACACGAAGGGCACCGAACCGTAGGCGAAGCCGCCGTTGACGAAGCCGGTCTTGCCGCCCTTGCGCTCCGGATACCACTTGCCGACCATGTTCACGCAGGTCGCGTAGACCATGCCGGCGCCCATACCGCTGAACATGCCGAACCCGACGTACGCGACGACGACGTGCGGTGCGAACGCGAGGGACAGATAGCCGAGCAGGGTGCCGACGGCGCCCAGCATCATCGCCCAGCGGGCGGGCAGCTTGCCGCTCTCGCGGAGCTTCCCGGCCGGGAAGGCCACCGCGGCCTGGAAGAACACCCACACGCCCAGCATCCAGAAGATGTGCTGGTTGCTCCAGCTGTGCGCGGTGTGCAGGGTCTCCTCGGCGGACGCGAACGCGTACTCCGCCGAGCTGATGCCCATCATGCCCACCCACGGCAGGATGACCATCCACTTGCGTGTGCGCCCCATGATGTCCAGGTCGGACTCGCCGATCCGGTACATCCGGCCGCCTGCGTCCGTCACCTCCCGGTAGGGGACGGATGTGGAGATGTCAGTTGTTGCCATGTCGATCGAACCCTCCGCGTGGAAGAAGTCTGGCCAGCGCCCCCTGTCCGTGCTTCTTTGCGCCGGGGCCCGCGGTGAGCGGTCGCCGCGGGCCCCGTGGTTCGAGCCGTCGCTCAGCTCATCGATCGCCCCCCCACAGCCGCGCCGCCCGCGCCCGTCACAGCAACCCCGCGGCTCGCGCCGAGCGAGCTGCGTCACGCCCGGGGGACAACCCCCGGACCCCCGGCCGGACCACAGCGAGCGCGCCCATCACAGCAACCCCGCGGCTCGCGCCCAGCGAGCTGCGTCACGCCCGGGGGACAACCCCCGGACCCCCGGCCGGACCACAGCGAGCGCGCCCATCACAGCAACCCCGCGGCTCGCGCCCAGCGATACTTCGCGCCGAGCACGGCCACCGGCTTCTCGGTCGTGTACGGGTACGCCACGACCCCCCGCTCGAAGAGGTACTGGCAGGCCTCCTCCACCTCGACGTCGCCCGCGAGCGACGCGACGACCGGCTTCTCGATGCCCCGCTCGCGGAACTCGGCCACCACGCGCGCGGTGAGCTCGGCGAACACCATCGGCGGGGTGACGATGGTGTGCCAGTAGCCGAGGACGAGCGCGTGGATGCGCGGGTCCTCCAGGCCCAGCCGGATCGTCGCCTCGTACGTCGACGGCGGCTCGCCCCCGGTGATGTCGACCGGGTTGCCGGCGGCCCCGAACGGCGGGATGAACGTCCGGAATGAGGCGTCCAGGTCCGGCGGGATCTCCATCAGCGTCAGCCCGTTGTCGGTCACCGCGTCCGACAGCAGCACACCGCTGCCGCCCGCGCCGGTGATGATCACGATGTTGTCGCCCCGGGGAGCCGGCAGCACCGGCAACGCGCGCGCGTACTCCAGCATCTCGTTCAGCCCCGGCGCCCTGATGACACCGGCCTGCTTCAGGATGTCCTCGTACACGGCGTCGTCGCCCGCCAGCGCGCCCGTGTGCGAGCCCGCCGCCTTCGCCCCGGCCGCCGTACGGCCCGCCTTCAGGACCACCACCGGTTTCTTCGGGACGGTCGCCCGCGCGGCCTCCACGAAGGCCCGACCGTCCTTCAGGTCCTCCAGGTGCATCGCGATGCACTCGGTGTGCGGGTCCTCGCCGAACCAGGTCAGCAGATCGTCCTCGTCCAGGTCCGATTTGTTGCCGAGCCCGACGATCGCCGACACACCCGTCTTCGTGGTCCGCGCGAAGCCCAGGATGGCCATCCCGATGCCACCGGACTGTGAGGTCAGCGCCACCCCGCCCTTGACGTCGTACGGCGTGCAGAACGTGGCACACAGGTCCTGCCACGTCGAGTAGTAGCCGTAGATGTTCGGCCCGAGCAGCCGGACGCCGTGCCGCTCGGCGATCGCCACGATCTCGTCCTGGAGTCCGTGCTCGCCGGTCTCCGCGAAACCCGACGGGATCAGTACGGCGTTGGCGATGCCCTTGCGCCCCACCTCCTCCAGCGCCGCGGCAACGAACTTGGCGGGGATCGCGAAGACCGCCACATCCACCTCACCGGGAACGTCCGTGACACTCTTGTACGCCTTGCGGCCCAGAATGTCATCGGCCTTGGGGTTCACCGGATGGATCTCCCCGGCGAAACCGCCGTCGACGAGGTTGCGCATCACCGAGTTGCCGATCTTGCCCTGCTCGTTGGAGGCCCCGATCACGGCCACCGACGAGGGCTGCATCAGCCGGCGCATCGATGTGAGGATCTCCTCGCGCGTGTACCTGCGCCGGGGCTTCGGCACCGACTCCGCGAGGATCACCCGGATGTCCGCCGCGACCGCGCCCTCGGGAGTGGCGATCACCGGGTTGAGGTCCACCTCGGCGATCTCCGGGAAGTCCGCGACGAGTTCGGAGACCCGGCGGATCTGCTCGGCGATCGCCCACCGGTCCACGGCGGGTGCCCCGCGCACCCCGCGCAGGATCTCCGCCGCGCGGATCGCATCCAGCATGGAGAGCGCCTCGTCCGGGTCGACCGGCGCGAGCCGGAACGTCACGTCCTTGAGGACCTCCACCAGCACCCCGCCGAGCCCGAACGCGACGACCTTCCCGAACGTCGGGTCCGTCACCGCGCCGACGATGACCTCCTGCCCCTTCGGCAGCAGCTCCTGCACCTGGACGCCCTCGATACGGGCGGCGGGCGCGTACGCGCGCGCGTTGTCGACGATCCGGTGGAACGCGGCCCTCACGTCCGCCGCGCCCTCCACCCCGACGATCACACCGCCCGCGTCGGTCTTGTGCAGGATGTCCGGCGAGACGATCTTCATCACCACCGGCCCGCCGAAGCGCGCCGCGAACGACACCGCCTCCTCGACGTCCCGCGCCAGCTCCTCGCCGGGTACGGCGATCCCGTACGCGTCGGCGACCACCTTGCCCTCGGGAGCGGTCAGCGCGCTGCGCCCCTCGGCCCGTACGGCGTCGAGGAGTCCACGCACCCTCAGCACCCGGTCTTCGGCCATCAATCAGATCACTCCGTTCGACTTGAGCAGGCGCAGTTCCTCGTCGCCGAGGCCGAGCTCGCCGACGTAGACCTCTTCGTTGTGCTCGCCGAGCAGGGGTGAAGTGGTCACGTCCACGGGGGAGTCGGACAGCTTCAGCGGGCTGCCGACGGTCACGAAGTCGCCGCGCTCGGGGTGCGGCACGGTGACGACCATCTCGTTGAAGACCAGGGACTCGTCCTCGATGATCTCCTTGGTGGAGAGGATC from the Streptomyces sp. NBC_00310 genome contains:
- a CDS encoding OFA family MFS transporter; this translates as MATTDISTSVPYREVTDAGGRMYRIGESDLDIMGRTRKWMVILPWVGMMGISSAEYAFASAEETLHTAHSWSNQHIFWMLGVWVFFQAAVAFPAGKLRESGKLPARWAMMLGAVGTLLGYLSLAFAPHVVVAYVGFGMFSGMGAGMVYATCVNMVGKWYPERKGGKTGFVNGGFAYGSVPFVFIFTGFMDLTNFRWVLVCVGVFLAAVVAVAGHFFQDPPKNWWPAEVDPLRKPDDPRARRALEKNPPAVKQYTPAEAWRTGRVALMWFCLLCTSGVNIFGIAFQVPFGNEAGFAGGIVATAMSLKAIVNGTGRGVIGWLSDRYGRKQCLIFVCIVLGLSQYGILWSGNINNLPLFLVFSSISGFGGGAIFPMFAAMTADYFGENNNASNYGLVYSSKLVSGLLGSGMGAVVVGAWDYAGAFVLAGSISLFAGCVAVFLHPPGRPRARHIAPNPRPLGDEVA
- a CDS encoding acetate--CoA ligase family protein, whose product is MAEDRVLRVRGLLDAVRAEGRSALTAPEGKVVADAYGIAVPGEELARDVEEAVSFAARFGGPVVMKIVSPDILHKTDAGGVIVGVEGAADVRAAFHRIVDNARAYAPAARIEGVQVQELLPKGQEVIVGAVTDPTFGKVVAFGLGGVLVEVLKDVTFRLAPVDPDEALSMLDAIRAAEILRGVRGAPAVDRWAIAEQIRRVSELVADFPEIAEVDLNPVIATPEGAVAADIRVILAESVPKPRRRYTREEILTSMRRLMQPSSVAVIGASNEQGKIGNSVMRNLVDGGFAGEIHPVNPKADDILGRKAYKSVTDVPGEVDVAVFAIPAKFVAAALEEVGRKGIANAVLIPSGFAETGEHGLQDEIVAIAERHGVRLLGPNIYGYYSTWQDLCATFCTPYDVKGGVALTSQSGGIGMAILGFARTTKTGVSAIVGLGNKSDLDEDDLLTWFGEDPHTECIAMHLEDLKDGRAFVEAARATVPKKPVVVLKAGRTAAGAKAAGSHTGALAGDDAVYEDILKQAGVIRAPGLNEMLEYARALPVLPAPRGDNIVIITGAGGSGVLLSDAVTDNGLTLMEIPPDLDASFRTFIPPFGAAGNPVDITGGEPPSTYEATIRLGLEDPRIHALVLGYWHTIVTPPMVFAELTARVVAEFRERGIEKPVVASLAGDVEVEEACQYLFERGVVAYPYTTEKPVAVLGAKYRWARAAGLL